From Citricoccus sp. SGAir0253, a single genomic window includes:
- a CDS encoding ABC transporter permease — MATTETAPAAVLPERRPPLVQFVWQGGTVIALVALIAVFGALSPAGFLSLGNLTNILAQVAILTIIAAAQTMVMVTGHFDLSVGTTATLSGASASALMLAGLPVPVAILLGLGVGLAVGMVNGFLVAYLNISAIVATLATLTTVGGLAFIVTDGTTLYGMPASFFWIGQARPLGLPLPVVFAVIVAALVWVVLRYTTVGRRWYAVGGNAEVARLSGVSVRRNVFWAFALAGVTSGLGGIVLVSRLSSASATSANDYMMLAVAAVFLGMTLSGSGQANLGGTLVGVGIIGVLQNGLNIVGVNTYVQQVLTGVIIVAAVLLSSVKSRQA; from the coding sequence ATGGCCACCACCGAGACCGCCCCCGCGGCCGTCCTGCCCGAGCGCCGCCCGCCGCTGGTCCAGTTCGTCTGGCAGGGCGGGACGGTGATCGCCCTCGTGGCGCTCATCGCCGTCTTCGGCGCGCTGAGCCCCGCGGGCTTCCTGTCCCTGGGCAACCTGACGAACATCCTGGCCCAGGTGGCGATCCTGACGATCATCGCCGCCGCCCAGACCATGGTCATGGTCACCGGCCACTTCGACCTGTCCGTGGGCACCACCGCCACGCTGTCCGGGGCCAGCGCCTCGGCGCTGATGCTCGCGGGGCTGCCCGTGCCGGTGGCCATCCTGCTCGGGCTGGGCGTGGGCCTGGCGGTCGGCATGGTCAACGGCTTCCTCGTGGCCTACCTGAACATCTCGGCGATCGTGGCCACCCTGGCCACGCTGACCACCGTGGGCGGTCTCGCCTTCATCGTCACGGACGGCACCACGCTGTACGGCATGCCGGCCTCCTTCTTCTGGATCGGCCAGGCCCGGCCGCTGGGGCTGCCGCTGCCGGTGGTCTTCGCGGTGATCGTGGCCGCGCTGGTCTGGGTGGTGCTGCGCTACACCACGGTCGGCCGGCGCTGGTACGCCGTGGGCGGCAACGCCGAGGTCGCCCGGCTCTCCGGGGTCAGCGTGCGCCGCAACGTCTTCTGGGCCTTCGCCCTGGCCGGGGTGACCTCCGGCCTCGGCGGCATCGTCCTCGTCAGCCGGCTCTCCAGCGCGAGCGCCACGAGCGCCAACGACTACATGATGCTCGCCGTGGCCGCCGTGTTCCTCGGCATGACCCTCTCCGGCTCCGGCCAGGCCAACCTCGGCGGGACGCTCGTGGGCGTCGGCATCATCGGCGTCCTGCAGAACGGCCTGAACATCGTGGGCGTCAACACCTACGTGCAGCAGGTGCTCACCGGCGTCATCATCGTCGCCGCGGTGCTGCTGTCCTCCGTGAAGTCACGGCAGGCCTAG
- a CDS encoding sugar ABC transporter ATP-binding protein → MSTAATTAATGAAGAGERTGGPALRAEGISKHFDGVAALTEARLEVRPGEIHALLGENGAGKSTLIKVLTGVHRPDAGTITSAGEPVQFSGVRDAHRAGVVALYQELSIVPTISVAENILLGETTPTTAGVVRWSEVRRRAQRQLDRLNQRIPVRRLAGRLSPVQQTMVAVARALAADARVLILDEPTASLTDTEITDLFAVLRGLRAEGVGIVYVSHRLEEVFELCDRVTIMRNGSTITTRDVADITIDEVISTMVGRAQGELFPARGTATDRAVVEVAGLTGRRVRDVSLTAHAGEVLGIGGLAGSGRSELLRLLAGAQRTTGGTVTVSGRQLPGRADVGAVLEAGMVLVPEERRSQGVSLAASIQDNIALANLGEVSSAGWVSSRRVAELARRGMEELRIKARGPRQHVGLLSGGNQQKVVLAKMLARKPRVLLLDEPTRGIDVGTKAEIYRLIRHLAAQGTTIIAVSSELPELIGLSDRILILHEGRVSGEVPAEGADEELLLTYCYGRKA, encoded by the coding sequence ATGAGCACCGCCGCCACCACCGCGGCGACCGGCGCGGCAGGCGCCGGCGAGCGCACCGGGGGACCCGCGCTGCGGGCCGAGGGCATCTCCAAGCACTTCGACGGCGTCGCGGCGCTGACGGAGGCCCGGCTGGAGGTCCGCCCCGGGGAGATCCACGCCCTGCTGGGGGAGAACGGGGCCGGGAAGTCGACCCTCATCAAGGTCCTCACCGGCGTGCACCGTCCCGACGCCGGCACGATCACCTCGGCCGGGGAGCCCGTCCAGTTCTCCGGGGTGCGGGACGCGCACCGGGCCGGGGTCGTGGCCCTGTACCAGGAGCTCTCGATCGTGCCGACCATCAGCGTGGCCGAGAACATCCTGCTGGGGGAGACCACCCCCACCACGGCCGGCGTGGTCCGGTGGTCCGAGGTCCGGCGCCGGGCCCAGCGGCAGCTGGACCGGCTCAACCAGCGCATCCCGGTGCGCCGGCTGGCCGGGCGGCTCTCGCCCGTGCAGCAGACCATGGTGGCGGTGGCCCGCGCGCTCGCGGCGGACGCCCGGGTGCTCATCCTCGACGAGCCCACGGCGTCCCTGACGGACACCGAGATCACGGACCTGTTCGCGGTGCTGCGCGGGCTGCGCGCCGAGGGCGTGGGCATCGTCTACGTCTCCCACCGGCTCGAGGAGGTCTTCGAGCTGTGCGACCGGGTGACGATCATGCGCAACGGCTCGACCATCACCACCCGGGACGTCGCGGACATCACGATCGACGAGGTCATCTCCACCATGGTCGGCCGCGCGCAGGGCGAGCTGTTCCCGGCGCGGGGCACGGCCACGGACCGGGCCGTCGTGGAGGTGGCCGGGCTCACCGGCCGGCGCGTGCGGGACGTGTCCCTCACGGCGCACGCCGGGGAGGTCCTCGGCATCGGCGGCCTTGCCGGCTCCGGGCGCAGCGAGCTGCTGCGGCTGCTCGCGGGCGCCCAGAGGACCACCGGGGGCACCGTCACGGTCTCCGGCCGGCAGCTGCCGGGCCGGGCCGACGTCGGCGCCGTCCTGGAGGCGGGCATGGTCCTGGTCCCCGAGGAGCGCCGGAGCCAGGGCGTGTCCCTGGCGGCCTCCATCCAAGACAACATCGCCCTGGCCAACCTGGGCGAGGTCAGCTCCGCCGGCTGGGTGTCCTCCCGCCGCGTGGCCGAGTTGGCCCGGCGCGGGATGGAGGAGCTGCGCATCAAGGCCCGCGGGCCCCGCCAGCACGTGGGCCTGCTCTCGGGCGGCAACCAGCAGAAGGTCGTCCTGGCCAAGATGCTCGCCCGCAAGCCCCGGGTCCTGCTGCTGGACGAGCCGACCCGCGGGATCGACGTGGGCACCAAGGCCGAGATCTACCGGCTCATCCGGCACCTGGCCGCCCAGGGCACCACCATCATCGCGGTCAGCTCGGAACTGCCCGAGCTGATCGGGCTGTCCGACCGGATCCTCATCCTGCACGAGGGCCGCGTCTCCGGCGAGGTGCCCGCGGAGGGCGCCGACGAGGAACTGCTCCTGACCTACTGCTACGGAAGGAAGGCCTGA